GCTCGGCGCGCGCGCTCATTTCGCCGGGGCGGCGTTCCAGCTGCCGCGGGCGTCTTTCGGCGGTCGGCTGGCCCTGGCGAAGGAGGCCGCCGGCGAGGCGGTGTCGGCGGCAGTTCTCAGGCCGGTCTACATCCGGTCGTCGGAGGCAGAACTGGCGCGAAAGGGGGGTGTTGCCTGTTGACAAGGTCTTGGCGGTTCGTTATTTTGGACCTGACCTGTCAACCCAGCACAAACACATCAGGAGGTGCCCATGCCGGTGAGCGATGAGGTTCTGGTTGAAAAGCTCTGCAACGAAAATCCCAGGTTCAGAAAGCTTTACGAAGAACATCAGTTGCTGGAAAAACAGCTTGCCGAATTGGATCAAAAAGCCTACCTGACAGCGGACGAAGAGATGGAAAGAAAAAAGGTACAGAAGCTCAAACTCGCCGGCAAGGATGAGATGGAAGCCATCCTCCGAAGCTACCGTTCCTGACCCATCCCAGATAAAGGTTGCCGGCAAAGGGTTTAAGCCAAAAGGCTTGAACCCTTTGCTTTTATGGGGTTTTTTAGATTTTTCAAATCAATGTTTGATCCGGCCGAAGCCGGCCAGAGGGAGTGGCAAAAGAATATGAGCGAAAAACGCAGCGACGCGATCACCAGCGGTTTTGAACGGACGCCTCACCGCGCCCTGCTCAAGAGCACGGGAGTGCCGGAAGGCCAGATGGATCGGCCGTTCATCGGCATCGCTTCTTCCTTTACCGACCTGATACCGGGCCATACCGGGATGCGGGATCTGGAGCGCTTCATCGAAAAGGGGGTTCATTCCGGCGGCGGCTATTCCTTTATTTTCGGCATCCCCGGCGTGTGCGACGGTATTGCCATGGGGCACCGGGGCATGCATTATTCGCTGCCGACCCGCGAGCTGATCGCCGACATGATCGAGTCGATCGCTGAAGCGCATCGACTCGACGGTCTGGTTCTGCTCACCAACTGCGACAAGATCACCCCCGGCATGCTGATGGCGGCGGCGCGGCTCAACATTCCGGCCATCGTCGTGACCGCCGGGCCGTCGCTGACCGGCGCCGGCAGGGGAGGCAAGCGCTATTCCTTCGTGACCGATACCTTCGAGGCCATGGGACAGTACAAGGCCGGTGTGATCGATGAGCAACAACTCAAGGTCTGCGAGGACCATGCCTGCCCGACGGCCGGTTCCTGCCAGGGGCTTTTCACCGCCAACACCATGG
This portion of the Geothermobacter ehrlichii genome encodes:
- a CDS encoding YdcH family protein, whose amino-acid sequence is MPVSDEVLVEKLCNENPRFRKLYEEHQLLEKQLAELDQKAYLTADEEMERKKVQKLKLAGKDEMEAILRSYRS